Proteins found in one Sphingobium sp. V4 genomic segment:
- the cysN gene encoding sulfate adenylyltransferase subunit CysN: MTDIAEPIYKTDALIAQDIDQYLKVHEHKTMLRFITCGSVDDGKSTLIGRLLYDSKMIFEDQLAALEADSRKVGTQGQEIDFALLVDGLAAEREQGITIDVAYRFFATEKRKFIVADTPGHEQYTRNMVTGASTADLAVILIDARKGILTQTRRHSYLAHLIGIRNIVLAVNKMDLVDYDQAVFDSIVKDYAEFAKSIGIKAFTPMPISGFKGDNITGPSGNTPWYKGPALIEHLETVEVNSATDAEKPFRMPVQWVNRPNLDFRGFSGLIATGMVKPGDAVRVLPSGKTSTVTRIVTLDGDLEQAVAGQSVTLCFADEIDCSRGDVIALADNPPQAADQFEATIVWMADEEMLPGRSYWLKIGTQTVTATIQQPKYQVNVNTMEHLAARTLELNAIGVANLSTDKQIVFEPYADNRTLGGFILIDKISNATVAAGMLHFSLRRAQNVHWQATDVSREFHAGLKNQKPAVLWFTGLSGAGKSTIANLVEKKLARMNRHTFLLDGDNVRHGLNKDLGFTDADRVENIRRVGEVAKLMTDAGLIVITAFISPFRSERDMVRQMMQPGEFIEVHIDTPLADAEARDVKGLYKKARSGELKNFTGIDSPYEAPHDPEIHIDTTSLTAEEAADAIVARIIP, from the coding sequence ATGACCGATATTGCTGAACCCATCTACAAGACCGACGCCCTGATCGCGCAGGATATCGACCAGTATCTGAAGGTGCATGAGCACAAGACAATGCTCCGCTTCATCACCTGCGGCAGCGTCGACGACGGCAAATCCACGCTCATCGGCCGCCTCCTCTATGACAGCAAGATGATCTTCGAGGATCAGCTCGCCGCGCTGGAGGCCGACAGCAGGAAGGTCGGCACGCAGGGACAGGAGATCGACTTCGCGCTCCTCGTCGATGGCCTCGCCGCCGAGCGTGAGCAGGGCATCACCATCGACGTCGCCTATCGCTTCTTCGCCACGGAAAAGCGCAAGTTCATCGTCGCCGACACCCCCGGCCATGAACAATATACGCGCAACATGGTCACCGGCGCCTCGACTGCCGACCTCGCCGTCATCCTGATCGACGCGCGCAAGGGTATCCTCACCCAGACGCGTCGCCACAGCTACCTCGCCCACCTGATCGGTATCCGCAACATCGTGCTGGCGGTCAACAAGATGGACCTGGTCGATTATGATCAGGCGGTGTTCGACAGCATCGTCAAGGATTATGCCGAATTCGCCAAGTCGATCGGCATCAAGGCGTTCACGCCAATGCCGATTTCCGGCTTCAAGGGCGACAATATCACCGGCCCCTCAGGCAACACGCCCTGGTACAAAGGGCCGGCTCTGATCGAGCATCTGGAAACGGTCGAGGTGAACAGCGCGACCGATGCGGAAAAGCCCTTCCGTATGCCGGTCCAGTGGGTCAACCGCCCGAACCTCGATTTCCGCGGCTTTTCCGGCCTGATCGCGACCGGCATGGTGAAGCCGGGCGATGCGGTCCGCGTGCTGCCGTCGGGCAAGACCAGCACCGTCACCCGCATCGTGACGCTCGATGGCGATCTGGAGCAGGCGGTGGCCGGCCAGTCGGTGACGCTCTGCTTCGCCGACGAGATCGACTGTTCGCGCGGCGACGTGATCGCGCTGGCCGACAATCCTCCCCAAGCCGCCGACCAGTTCGAGGCGACGATCGTCTGGATGGCGGATGAAGAAATGCTGCCGGGCCGCTCCTATTGGCTCAAAATCGGCACCCAGACCGTGACCGCCACGATCCAGCAGCCCAAATACCAGGTCAACGTCAACACGATGGAACATCTGGCGGCCCGGACGCTGGAACTGAACGCCATCGGTGTCGCCAACCTGTCGACCGACAAGCAGATCGTGTTCGAACCCTACGCCGACAATCGGACGCTGGGTGGCTTCATCCTGATCGACAAGATCAGCAACGCCACCGTCGCGGCGGGAATGCTGCACTTCAGCCTGCGGCGCGCGCAGAATGTCCATTGGCAGGCGACCGACGTCAGCCGGGAATTCCATGCGGGTCTAAAAAACCAGAAGCCCGCAGTGCTGTGGTTCACCGGCCTGTCGGGCGCGGGCAAATCGACAATCGCCAATCTGGTCGAAAAGAAGCTGGCGCGGATGAACCGCCATACCTTCCTGCTCGACGGCGACAATGTGCGGCACGGCCTGAACAAGGATCTGGGCTTCACCGATGCCGACCGGGTGGAAAATATCCGCCGCGTGGGCGAGGTCGCCAAGCTGATGACCGATGCGGGCCTGATCGTCATCACCGCCTTCATCTCGCCGTTCCGCTCGGAGCGCGACATGGTGCGGCAGATGATGCAGCCGGGCGAGTTCATCGAAGTGCATATCGACACGCCGCTGGCCGATGCGGAGGCGCGCGACGTGAAGGGCCTCTACAAGAAGGCGCGATCGGGTGAACTCAAGAACTTCACCGGCATCGATAGCCCTTATGAGGCGCCGCACGACCCCGAAATCCACATCGACACGACCAGCCTGACCGCCGAAGAAGCGGCAGACGCCATCGTCGCGAGGATCATCCCATGA
- the cysD gene encoding sulfate adenylyltransferase subunit CysD, translating to MSAHENCEDRLVDAKTLTHLERLEAESIHILREVVSEAEKPVMLYSVGKDSAVMLHLARKAFYPSPPPFPLLHVDTTWKFQAMYELRDRMAQESGMDLLVYQNPEAQERGINPFDHGPLHTDMWKTEGLKQALNLYGFDAAFGGARRDEEKSRAKERIFSFRTASHGWDPKNQRPELWNLYNAKKNKGESIRVFPISNWTELDIWQYIHLNNVPIVPLYFADKRPTVERDGMLLMVDDDRFPLKPGEEPVMRSIRFRTLGCYPLTGAVESEARTLPEVIQETLLTTTSERQGRAIDKDAGGAGMEKKKQEGYF from the coding sequence ATGTCTGCGCACGAAAATTGCGAGGATAGATTGGTGGACGCAAAGACTCTGACCCATTTGGAGCGACTCGAAGCCGAGAGCATCCACATCCTGCGGGAAGTGGTGTCGGAAGCCGAGAAGCCGGTGATGCTCTATTCCGTCGGCAAGGACAGCGCCGTGATGCTGCACCTGGCGCGCAAGGCCTTCTATCCCTCGCCGCCGCCCTTCCCCCTGCTGCATGTCGACACGACCTGGAAATTCCAGGCCATGTACGAATTGCGTGACCGCATGGCGCAGGAAAGTGGCATGGACCTGCTCGTCTACCAGAATCCCGAAGCGCAGGAACGCGGCATCAACCCGTTCGACCATGGCCCGCTCCACACCGACATGTGGAAGACCGAAGGGTTGAAGCAGGCGCTCAACCTCTATGGTTTCGACGCGGCCTTCGGCGGCGCGCGCCGCGACGAGGAAAAGAGCCGGGCGAAGGAGCGCATCTTCTCCTTCCGCACCGCCAGCCATGGCTGGGATCCCAAGAACCAGCGCCCGGAACTGTGGAACCTCTACAACGCCAAGAAGAACAAGGGCGAGAGCATCCGCGTCTTCCCGATCAGCAATTGGACGGAGCTGGACATCTGGCAATATATCCACCTCAACAATGTTCCGATCGTGCCACTCTATTTCGCGGACAAGCGTCCAACCGTGGAGCGCGACGGCATGTTGCTGATGGTTGATGACGACCGCTTCCCGCTCAAGCCCGGCGAAGAGCCGGTGATGCGCTCGATCCGCTTCCGCACGCTCGGCTGCTATCCGCTAACCGGCGCGGTCGAGAGCGAGGCCAGGACGCTGCCCGAGGTGATCCAGGAAACCCTGCTCACCACGACATCAGAACGCCAGGGACGCGCCATCGACAAGGATGCCGGCGGCGCCGGCATGGAGAAGAAGAAACAGGAAGGGTATTTCTGA
- a CDS encoding sulfite exporter TauE/SafE family protein, with the protein MDWLHAIAGLFVGVMVGMTGVGGGSLMAPILILLFGVSPTTAVGTDLWFAAITKSVGGFVHHHHGGTHGGPDYEVIRRLCIGSLPAAIIVLILLGQIDAHQIKSGVIMSALGVVLILTAIATLFRTRFHHWAFHARTDTASSFLRYQTGLTVAAGALLGVMVTLTSVGAGALGATLLLALYPLRMRLQKLIATDIVHAVPLTLVAGIGHLWIGNFNLMLLVNLLAGSIPGIILGSMLASKVPERILQPLLALVLIVAGWRLIG; encoded by the coding sequence ATGGATTGGTTGCACGCGATTGCAGGGCTCTTCGTCGGCGTCATGGTGGGTATGACCGGTGTGGGCGGCGGATCGCTGATGGCGCCGATCCTGATCCTGCTGTTCGGCGTGTCGCCGACCACTGCGGTCGGCACGGACCTCTGGTTCGCCGCGATCACCAAGTCCGTCGGCGGCTTCGTGCATCATCATCATGGCGGCACGCATGGCGGACCGGACTATGAGGTGATCCGTCGCCTTTGCATCGGCAGCCTGCCCGCCGCGATCATCGTGCTGATCCTCCTGGGCCAGATCGACGCGCACCAGATCAAGAGCGGCGTCATCATGAGCGCGCTCGGCGTGGTCCTGATCCTGACCGCCATCGCCACGCTCTTCCGCACGCGCTTCCATCATTGGGCGTTCCATGCCCGCACCGACACGGCCAGCAGCTTCCTGCGCTATCAGACGGGTCTGACGGTGGCGGCCGGCGCGCTGCTGGGCGTCATGGTTACGCTGACATCGGTCGGCGCGGGCGCGCTGGGCGCGACGCTGCTGCTCGCGCTATATCCGCTGCGGATGCGATTGCAGAAGCTGATTGCCACCGACATCGTCCACGCCGTGCCGCTGACGCTGGTTGCGGGCATCGGCCATTTGTGGATCGGCAATTTCAACCTGATGCTGCTGGTCAATCTGCTGGCCGGTTCGATCCCCGGCATCATCCTGGGGTCGATGCTGGCCTCCAAGGTGCCCGAACGTATCCTGCAACCGCTGCTCGCGCTGGTCCTGATTGTCGCCGGTTGGCGGCTGATCGGCTGA
- the rpoC gene encoding DNA-directed RNA polymerase subunit beta', translating into MNELTNFANPIQKPETFDQIQIGLASPERIRSWSFGEIKKPETINYRTFKPERDGLFCARIFGPIKDYECLCGKYKRMKYKGIVCEKCGVEVTVSKVRRERMGHIELAAPVAHIWFLKSLPSRIGLLLDMQLKQLERVLYFESYIVTEPGLTPLEKFQLLTEDELLDAQDEYGEDAFSAGIGAEAVKQMLMDLDLEGEKLALLDELATTKSELKPKKIIKRLKVVESFLESGNRPEWMILDVVPVIPPELRPLVPLDGGRFATSDLNDLYRRVINRNNRLKRLMELRAPDIIVRNEKRMLQEAVDALFDNGRRGRVITGANKRPLKSLSDMLKGKQGRFRQNLLGKRVDYSGRSVIVTGPELKLHQCGLPKKMALELFKPFIYARLDAKGLSMTLKQAKKWVEKERKEVWDILDEVIREHPVMLNRAPTLHRLGIQAFEPVLIEGKAIQLHPLVCSAFNADFDGDQMAVHVPLSLEAQLEARVLMMSTNNILSPANGKPIIVPSQDMVLGIYYLSMEREGEPGEGMLLSDMQEVHQALYAKAVTLHSKIISRVPQTDEAGNQYMKRFETTPGRMLLGECLPKSHKVPFDVVNRLLTKKEIGDVIDQVYRHTGQKDTVLFADAIMALGFRHAFQAGISFGKDDMVIPDSKVTFVDETKALVADYEQQYQDGLITQQEKYNKVIDAWSRCGDQVANAMMDEIRAQPKDPATGRMAPINSIYMMAHSGARGSQAQMKQLAGMRGLMAKPSGEIIETPIISNFKEGLTVLEYFNSTHGARKGLADTALKTANSGYLTRRLVDVSQDCTVVEEDCGTEKALEMKAIVQGGSVIASLGERILGRTTAQDIVDSKDGTVIVPIGTLLDEALVAQIEAIGTQAVKIRSPLICESKMGVCGKCYGRDLARGTPVNIGEAVGVIAAQSIGEPGTQLTMRTFHIGGAANFNETSNLESMSDGTIELRDMPTIMDKNGRRLSLARNGEIAIIDNEGRERETHRLPYGATILFADGDTVKKGDRFAEWDPFTMPVITEKPGIVKYQDLIDGKTLTEQTDEATGIAQRVVTEHRGSARTKEDLRPRLTLLDDQSGEAARYMLAVGATLSVDDGAQVQAGDVLARVSREAAKTRDITGGLPRVAELFEARKPKDNAIIAKVSGRVQFLKDYKAKRKIAINPEDGGEPVEYLIPKSKVIDVQEGDFVKRGDNLIGGSPDPHDILEVLGIEPLAEYLVAEIQEVYRLQGVKINDKHIETIVRQMLQKVEIIESGDTTLLVGEQVDREEMDEINSKLQPGFQPAAGKPVLLGITKASLQTRSFISAASFQETTRVLTEAAVQGKKDTLVGLKENVIVGRLIPAGTGAGMNRMRVAASSRDAAMRAALRASSQVDLIAPKTAAAEHAAELRQGPEAAIGDDPLGAVQGEDFTTEDME; encoded by the coding sequence ATGAACGAACTGACCAATTTCGCGAATCCGATCCAGAAGCCGGAAACCTTCGACCAGATCCAGATCGGCCTCGCCTCTCCCGAGCGCATCCGCAGCTGGTCCTTCGGCGAGATCAAGAAGCCGGAAACCATCAACTATCGCACGTTCAAGCCGGAACGTGACGGGCTGTTCTGCGCGCGCATCTTCGGTCCGATCAAGGACTATGAGTGCCTGTGCGGCAAGTATAAGCGCATGAAGTACAAGGGCATCGTCTGCGAGAAGTGCGGTGTCGAAGTCACGGTGAGCAAGGTCCGCCGCGAGCGCATGGGCCATATCGAGCTGGCCGCGCCGGTCGCGCACATCTGGTTCCTCAAGTCGCTGCCCTCGCGCATCGGCCTGCTGCTCGACATGCAGCTCAAGCAGCTTGAGCGCGTCCTCTACTTCGAATCCTATATCGTCACTGAGCCGGGCCTGACGCCGCTGGAGAAGTTCCAGCTGCTGACCGAGGACGAACTGCTCGACGCGCAGGACGAATATGGCGAAGACGCCTTCTCGGCCGGCATTGGCGCCGAGGCCGTCAAGCAGATGCTGATGGACCTCGACCTGGAAGGCGAGAAGCTGGCGCTGCTCGACGAGCTGGCGACCACCAAGTCCGAACTCAAGCCCAAGAAGATCATCAAGCGACTGAAGGTCGTCGAGAGCTTCCTGGAATCGGGCAACCGCCCCGAATGGATGATCCTGGACGTCGTGCCGGTCATCCCGCCCGAACTGCGCCCGCTGGTGCCGCTGGACGGTGGCCGCTTCGCGACTTCGGACCTCAATGACCTCTACCGTCGCGTCATCAACCGCAACAACCGCCTGAAGCGGCTGATGGAACTGCGCGCGCCGGACATCATCGTCCGCAACGAAAAGCGCATGTTGCAGGAAGCCGTCGACGCCCTGTTCGACAACGGCCGTCGCGGTCGCGTCATCACTGGTGCCAACAAGCGTCCTTTGAAGTCGCTGTCCGACATGCTCAAGGGCAAGCAGGGCCGCTTCCGCCAGAACCTGCTCGGCAAGCGCGTCGACTATTCGGGTCGTTCGGTCATCGTGACCGGTCCTGAGCTGAAGCTGCATCAGTGCGGCCTGCCCAAGAAGATGGCGCTCGAACTGTTCAAGCCCTTCATCTACGCCCGCCTCGACGCCAAGGGTCTGTCCATGACCCTGAAGCAGGCCAAGAAGTGGGTCGAGAAGGAGCGCAAGGAAGTCTGGGACATCCTGGACGAGGTGATCCGCGAGCACCCGGTCATGCTGAACCGCGCTCCGACGCTCCACCGTCTGGGCATCCAGGCGTTCGAGCCAGTCCTGATCGAGGGCAAGGCGATCCAGTTGCACCCGCTCGTCTGCTCGGCCTTCAATGCCGACTTCGACGGCGACCAGATGGCGGTCCACGTTCCGCTCTCGCTGGAAGCCCAGCTGGAAGCGCGCGTGCTGATGATGTCGACCAACAACATCCTCAGCCCGGCGAACGGCAAGCCGATCATCGTTCCCTCGCAGGACATGGTCCTGGGTATCTATTATCTGTCCATGGAACGCGAAGGCGAGCCGGGCGAGGGGATGCTGCTGTCCGACATGCAGGAGGTCCACCAGGCCCTCTATGCCAAGGCCGTGACGCTGCACTCGAAGATCATCAGCCGCGTGCCGCAGACCGACGAAGCCGGCAACCAGTATATGAAGCGCTTCGAGACCACGCCGGGCCGCATGTTGCTGGGCGAATGTCTGCCCAAGTCTCACAAGGTGCCCTTCGACGTCGTCAACCGCCTTCTCACCAAGAAGGAAATCGGTGACGTCATCGACCAGGTCTATCGTCACACCGGCCAGAAGGACACGGTGTTGTTCGCCGACGCCATCATGGCGCTGGGCTTCCGCCACGCGTTCCAGGCCGGCATCAGCTTCGGCAAGGACGACATGGTCATCCCCGACAGCAAGGTGACGTTCGTCGACGAAACCAAGGCGCTGGTGGCCGACTATGAGCAGCAGTATCAGGACGGCCTGATCACCCAGCAGGAAAAGTACAACAAGGTGATCGACGCCTGGAGCCGTTGCGGCGACCAGGTCGCGAACGCCATGATGGACGAGATCCGCGCCCAGCCCAAGGATCCGGCGACGGGCCGCATGGCCCCGATCAACTCGATCTACATGATGGCCCACTCCGGCGCCCGTGGTTCGCAGGCGCAGATGAAGCAGCTTGCGGGTATGCGCGGCCTGATGGCCAAGCCTTCGGGCGAGATCATCGAAACGCCGATCATCTCGAACTTCAAGGAAGGCCTGACCGTCCTCGAATATTTCAACTCCACGCACGGCGCCCGTAAGGGTCTGGCCGACACTGCGCTCAAGACGGCGAACTCGGGCTACCTGACCCGCCGTCTGGTCGACGTGTCGCAGGATTGCACCGTGGTCGAGGAAGATTGCGGCACCGAAAAGGCGTTGGAGATGAAGGCCATCGTCCAGGGTGGTTCGGTCATCGCCTCGCTGGGCGAGCGCATCCTGGGCCGCACCACGGCGCAGGACATCGTCGACAGCAAGGACGGCACCGTCATCGTTCCGATCGGCACGCTGCTCGACGAAGCGCTGGTGGCGCAGATCGAGGCGATCGGCACGCAGGCCGTGAAGATCCGCTCGCCGCTGATCTGTGAAAGCAAGATGGGGGTGTGCGGCAAATGCTACGGCCGTGACCTCGCTCGTGGTACGCCGGTCAATATCGGTGAAGCGGTCGGCGTCATCGCGGCGCAGTCCATCGGTGAACCGGGTACGCAGCTGACCATGCGTACCTTCCACATCGGCGGCGCGGCCAACTTCAACGAAACGTCGAACCTCGAATCCATGTCGGACGGCACGATCGAGCTGCGCGACATGCCGACGATCATGGACAAGAATGGCCGTCGCCTGTCGCTGGCGCGTAACGGCGAGATCGCGATCATCGACAATGAAGGCCGCGAGCGCGAAACGCACCGCCTGCCTTACGGCGCCACCATCCTTTTCGCGGATGGCGACACCGTGAAGAAGGGCGACCGCTTCGCCGAGTGGGATCCGTTCACCATGCCGGTGATCACCGAAAAGCCGGGTATCGTGAAGTATCAGGACCTGATCGACGGCAAGACGCTGACCGAGCAGACCGACGAAGCGACCGGCATCGCCCAGCGCGTCGTCACCGAGCATCGCGGTTCCGCCCGTACCAAGGAGGATCTGCGTCCCCGCCTCACCCTGCTCGACGACCAGTCGGGTGAAGCCGCCCGCTACATGCTGGCGGTGGGTGCGACCCTGTCGGTCGATGACGGTGCCCAGGTGCAGGCCGGTGACGTGCTGGCGCGTGTCAGCCGCGAAGCGGCCAAGACCCGCGACATCACCGGCGGTCTGCCGCGCGTTGCCGAGCTGTTCGAAGCCCGCAAGCCCAAGGACAATGCGATCATTGCCAAGGTGTCGGGCCGCGTCCAGTTCCTCAAGGATTACAAGGCGAAGCGCAAGATCGCCATCAATCCCGAGGATGGCGGCGAACCGGTCGAATATCTGATCCCCAAAAGCAAGGTGATCGACGTTCAGGAAGGCGACTTCGTGAAGCGCGGCGACAACCTGATCGGTGGTTCGCCCGATCCGCATGACATTCTGGAGGTGCTCGGCATCGAGCCGCTGGCCGAATATCTGGTCGCCGAAATCCAGGAAGTCTATCGTTTGCAGGGCGTGAAGATCAACGACAAGCATATCGAGACGATCGTTCGTCAGATGCTGCAGAAGGTCGAGATCATCGAGTCCGGCGACACCACGTTGCTGGTGGGCGAACAGGTCGATCGCGAGGAAATGGACGAGATCAACAGCAAGCTCCAGCCGGGCTTCCAGCCCGCCGCGGGCAAGCCGGTGCTGCTCGGCATCACCAAGGCCTCGCTCCAGACCCGCAGCTTCATCTCGGCGGCCTCCTTCCAGGAGACCACCCGCGTCCTCACGGAAGCGGCGGTCCAGGGCAAGAAGGACACGCTGGTCGGCCTCAAGGAAAATGTCATCGTCGGCCGCCTCATCCCGGCGGGTACCGGCGCGGGCATGAACCGGATGCGCGTTGCCGCCTCGTCGCGTGACGCGGCGATGCGGGCCGCGCTCCGCGCGTCCAGCCAGGTCGACCTGATCGCGCCCAAGACGGCTGCCGCCGAGCACGCCGCCGAACTGCGCCAGGGTCCGGAAGCGGCGATCGGCGACGATCCGCTCGGTGCCGTCCAAGGTGAGGATTTCACCACCGAGGACATGGAATAA